One Curtobacterium sp. BH-2-1-1 genomic region harbors:
- a CDS encoding glycoside hydrolase family 3 protein — translation MDDVTTASSTAERIEALVGQLTTDEKVQLLTGRDFWTTWPIEKIGLRRILMSDGPSGVRGEVWDERDPSLNLPSATALSASWDRAIAKRYGAAAAVEARRKGVDVVLGPTINLHRSPLGGRHFEAFSEDPVLTGDLAASYVEGVQENGVAATPKHYIANDYETDRFTASTEVSDRALRELYLLAFEKAVTEAHAWAIMSSYNSINGVTASENELLETPLNSEWGFDGIVVSDWTGVRSVDSAKASQDVAMPGPNQWWSEGPLLAAVQSGDVPIEAIDRKVRRILILAARVGALEGFEPVAAQPVHVEDGVAFVREAEAEGTVLVRNTGVLPLDAPAVSRIAVIGHNADQARTQGGGSATVVPSQVVSPLDGIRSAFPGATVDYAIGAVVQEGIAEFPLSTITNPGTGEPGARVAFVRDGTELYVEDRRATALFWFGGDAPTREADRLDITTTYTAPSTGTVRIGIGAAGRSRMWIDGELVLDEDVPFEGDQLGAAFLNPPARSVPVSVTAGQDVAIRIEYDVIQDETLGGVLAYQFGTEPSDEDPSVLIDAAVEAARTADVAVVVVGTNSKVESEGYDRSSLALPGHQDDLVRAVVAANPNTVVVVNAGSPVEMPWRNDVAAVLLTWFGGQEYGNALADVLTGAREPGGRLPTTWPVAMADVPVLDVTPVDGKVSYDEGVHIGYRAWLRAGTEPAYPFGHGLGYTTWTIDGVTATPTVREGDAVIVTATVANTGDRAGKHVVQVYASRESSAVDRPVRWLVGFAPVRLDAGESTEVSIEVPARAFAHWDGAWAHESGTFTLHVGASVSDESGTVTVQSA, via the coding sequence GTGGACGACGTGACCACTGCCTCCAGTACGGCCGAGCGCATCGAGGCGCTCGTCGGCCAGCTGACCACCGACGAGAAGGTGCAGCTCCTGACGGGGCGCGACTTCTGGACCACCTGGCCGATCGAGAAGATCGGGCTGCGCCGCATCCTCATGTCGGACGGCCCGTCCGGCGTCCGCGGTGAGGTCTGGGACGAGCGCGACCCGTCGCTGAACCTGCCGTCCGCGACGGCGCTGAGCGCCTCGTGGGACCGCGCGATCGCGAAGCGCTACGGCGCCGCAGCGGCCGTCGAGGCCCGCCGCAAGGGCGTCGACGTCGTCCTCGGCCCGACCATCAACCTGCACCGCTCGCCCCTCGGCGGCCGGCACTTCGAGGCGTTCAGCGAGGACCCGGTGCTCACCGGCGACCTGGCGGCGTCGTACGTCGAGGGCGTGCAGGAGAACGGCGTCGCCGCGACCCCGAAGCACTACATCGCGAACGACTACGAGACCGACCGCTTCACCGCGTCGACCGAGGTCTCCGACCGTGCCCTGCGGGAGCTCTACCTGCTCGCGTTCGAGAAGGCCGTGACCGAGGCGCACGCCTGGGCGATCATGTCGTCGTACAACTCGATCAACGGCGTCACCGCGTCCGAGAACGAGCTGCTCGAGACCCCGCTGAACTCCGAGTGGGGCTTCGACGGCATCGTCGTCTCCGACTGGACCGGTGTCCGCTCGGTCGACTCGGCGAAGGCGTCCCAGGACGTCGCGATGCCCGGGCCGAACCAGTGGTGGAGCGAGGGGCCGCTGCTCGCCGCCGTGCAGTCCGGCGACGTGCCGATCGAGGCGATCGACCGGAAGGTCCGCCGCATCCTCATCCTCGCCGCCCGCGTCGGCGCACTCGAGGGCTTCGAGCCCGTGGCCGCCCAGCCCGTGCACGTCGAGGACGGCGTCGCGTTCGTCCGCGAGGCCGAGGCCGAGGGCACCGTCCTCGTCCGCAACACGGGCGTGCTGCCGCTCGACGCGCCCGCCGTCTCCCGCATCGCCGTGATCGGCCACAACGCCGACCAGGCCCGCACGCAGGGCGGTGGCTCGGCCACGGTCGTGCCGTCGCAGGTCGTCTCGCCGCTCGACGGGATCCGTTCGGCCTTCCCGGGTGCCACGGTGGACTACGCGATCGGTGCCGTCGTGCAGGAGGGCATCGCGGAGTTCCCGCTGTCCACCATCACCAACCCCGGCACCGGCGAGCCCGGCGCCCGGGTCGCGTTCGTGCGCGACGGGACCGAGCTGTACGTCGAGGACCGCCGTGCCACCGCGCTGTTCTGGTTCGGCGGCGACGCCCCCACGCGCGAGGCCGACCGGCTCGACATCACCACGACCTACACCGCGCCGTCCACCGGCACGGTCCGGATCGGCATCGGTGCAGCGGGCCGCTCGCGCATGTGGATCGACGGCGAGCTCGTGCTCGACGAGGACGTCCCGTTCGAGGGCGACCAGCTCGGCGCCGCGTTCCTCAACCCGCCGGCACGCTCGGTGCCCGTGTCGGTGACGGCCGGCCAGGACGTCGCGATCCGCATCGAGTACGACGTCATCCAGGACGAGACCCTCGGCGGCGTGCTCGCGTACCAGTTCGGCACCGAGCCGTCCGACGAGGACCCGTCGGTGCTCATCGATGCCGCAGTCGAGGCTGCCCGCACGGCAGACGTCGCCGTGGTGGTCGTCGGCACGAACTCGAAGGTCGAGTCCGAGGGGTACGACCGCTCGTCGCTCGCGCTGCCCGGGCACCAGGACGACCTGGTGCGTGCGGTCGTGGCGGCGAACCCGAACACGGTCGTCGTCGTGAACGCCGGCTCGCCGGTCGAGATGCCGTGGCGGAACGACGTCGCCGCGGTCCTGCTCACGTGGTTCGGCGGACAGGAGTACGGCAACGCGCTCGCCGACGTCCTCACCGGCGCTCGCGAGCCGGGCGGCCGTCTGCCCACCACCTGGCCGGTCGCGATGGCGGACGTGCCCGTGCTGGACGTCACCCCGGTCGACGGCAAGGTGTCCTACGACGAGGGCGTGCACATCGGCTACCGGGCTTGGCTCCGCGCGGGCACCGAGCCGGCCTACCCGTTCGGCCACGGACTCGGCTACACGACCTGGACGATCGACGGCGTCACCGCGACGCCGACCGTCCGCGAGGGCGACGCGGTCATCGTCACCGCGACCGTCGCGAACACGGGCGACCGGGCCGGCAAGCACGTCGTGCAGGTCTACGCCTCGCGGGAGTCCTCGGCGGTCGACCGTCCGGTCCGCTGGCTCGTCGGCTTCGCGCCCGTGCGGCTCGACGCGGGGGAGTCCACCGAGGTCTCGATCGAGGTCCCGGCCCGGGCGTTCGCGCACTGGGACGGTGCATGGGCCCACGAGTCCGGCACCTTCACGCTGCACGTCGGCGCATCGGTGTCGGACGAATCCGGCACCGTGACGGTCCAATCCGCGTGA
- the nrdH gene encoding glutaredoxin-like protein NrdH, whose product MAVTVYTKPSCVQCTATYRALDNKGIQYEVHDVSTDEAALEHVKSLGYLQAPVVVTDDDHWSGFRPDKIATLSAELA is encoded by the coding sequence ATGGCCGTCACCGTCTACACCAAGCCGTCCTGCGTCCAGTGCACCGCGACGTACCGCGCGCTCGACAACAAGGGCATCCAGTACGAAGTGCACGACGTCTCCACCGACGAAGCCGCGCTCGAGCACGTCAAGAGCCTCGGCTACCTGCAGGCGCCCGTCGTCGTCACGGACGACGACCACTGGTCGGGCTTCCGTCCCGACAAGATCGCGACGCTCAGCGCCGAACTCGCGTAG
- a CDS encoding N-acetyltransferase, whose protein sequence is MVRELGGSSADGDVAALQDLLESVPDYALRITGYPPGPSDGLSALLSVPDGFDPAGKVGLGLWEGERLVAFADVLLGYPSPSVAYIGLLVVRGGEQGRGLGRAMHDAVVERVRAASGRSGVGRSGVERSRLERLRVERLRLGIVASNASVAEPFWRALGYEPTGEEKPYRYDHLVSTVALWERPLSDRPL, encoded by the coding sequence GTGGTGCGCGAGCTCGGCGGCTCCTCGGCCGACGGTGACGTCGCCGCGCTGCAGGACCTGCTCGAGTCGGTGCCGGACTACGCGTTGCGGATCACCGGGTACCCGCCGGGGCCGTCCGACGGGCTGAGCGCGCTGCTGTCGGTGCCGGACGGGTTCGATCCGGCGGGGAAGGTCGGGCTCGGGCTGTGGGAGGGGGAGCGGCTGGTGGCGTTCGCGGACGTGCTGCTCGGGTACCCGTCGCCCTCCGTCGCGTACATCGGGCTGCTGGTCGTCCGAGGGGGCGAGCAGGGTCGGGGGCTCGGGCGGGCGATGCACGACGCGGTCGTCGAGCGGGTCAGGGCGGCGTCCGGGCGCTCGGGCGTGGGGCGCTCGGGCGTGGAGCGCTCGCGCCTGGAGCGTTTGCGTGTGGAGCGCTTGCGCCTCGGGATCGTCGCGTCGAACGCGTCGGTGGCGGAGCCGTTCTGGCGGGCGCTCGGGTACGAGCCGACGGGGGAGGAGAAGCCGTACCGGTACGACCACCTCGTCAGCACGGTCGCGCTCTGGGAGCGGCCGCTCTCGGACCGGCCGCTCTGA
- a CDS encoding RNA helicase, whose amino-acid sequence MTDVTTQPPLVAALPAAVDGVVDPDAVYEAFAAWAAEGGRPLYPAQDEAVIELVSGANVVLSTPTGTGKSLVAAGAHFAALAEGKRSYYTAPIKALVSEKFFQLVELFGAQNVGMVTGDSSVNADAPIVCCTAEILANLALRQGPDADVDVVVMDEFHYYGDPDRGWAWQVPLLVLERAQFLLMSATLGDVTTIADDLSRRTGRPTARVTGVSRPVPLEYEYVMTPVQETVERLLEEGKAPVYIVHFAQAAALERAQALMSARVASRERRDQIAEAIAGFRFSAGFGQTLSRLIRAGIGVHHAGMLPKYRRLVEQLAQRGLLPVICGTDTLGVGINVPIRSVLLTGLTKFDGTKMRQLSAREFHQIAGRAGRAGYDTEGDVVAEAPEHDIENARAVAKAGDDPKKKNKIKRKKAPDGFVSWGQASFERLIAAEPEPMVSRMRITHAMVLSVVARGGSAFESVRSLVFDNHEPRSRQLAMARRALTIARTLINARVIEKVDGEYRLTVDIAPNFALNQPLSPFALAAFELLDPSSPSYALDMVSIVEATLDDPRAILSQQQFKERGEAVARMKQEGIEYDERMELLEEVTWPKPLDELLTAAYEAYAAEQPWVLDFALSPKAVVRDMYERAMTFGDFVRFYQLTRSEGLVLRYLSDAYRTMRQTIADEQRTPELDDLIEWLGEVVKQTDSSLVDEWEALLNGDVLLASEEHEEIAPPQPSRLTGNPRAFRVLVRNALFQRVLLAAADDVAGLAALDGAAGFGEDAWDAVLEEYYEAHDEIGTGADARSMQYLVLDEAGATGVSGAAGASGSARVWRARQIFADPAGDKDFGFSATIDLDASDEAGEAVVRVTEIGRFDGWSDVDVD is encoded by the coding sequence ATGACCGACGTCACCACCCAGCCCCCGCTCGTCGCCGCCCTGCCGGCGGCGGTCGACGGTGTCGTCGACCCGGACGCCGTGTACGAGGCGTTCGCGGCCTGGGCGGCCGAGGGCGGGCGCCCGCTCTACCCGGCGCAGGACGAAGCCGTGATCGAGCTCGTCTCCGGCGCCAACGTCGTGCTCTCGACGCCCACCGGCACCGGCAAGTCACTCGTGGCCGCGGGTGCGCACTTCGCCGCGCTCGCCGAGGGCAAGCGGAGCTACTACACGGCGCCGATCAAGGCACTCGTCTCCGAGAAGTTCTTCCAGCTCGTCGAGCTGTTCGGCGCCCAGAACGTCGGCATGGTCACGGGCGACTCGAGCGTCAACGCCGATGCCCCGATCGTGTGCTGCACGGCGGAGATCCTCGCGAACCTCGCGCTCCGGCAGGGACCGGACGCCGACGTCGACGTCGTCGTGATGGACGAGTTCCACTACTACGGCGACCCCGACCGCGGATGGGCGTGGCAGGTGCCGCTGCTCGTCCTCGAACGGGCGCAGTTCCTGCTCATGTCCGCGACGCTCGGCGACGTCACGACCATCGCGGACGACCTCTCGCGCCGGACCGGACGGCCGACCGCGCGGGTCACCGGGGTCTCGCGTCCGGTGCCGCTCGAGTACGAGTACGTGATGACGCCCGTGCAGGAGACGGTCGAACGGCTGCTCGAGGAGGGCAAGGCGCCGGTCTACATCGTCCACTTCGCCCAGGCCGCCGCACTCGAACGGGCGCAGGCGCTCATGTCGGCGCGCGTCGCGTCACGCGAACGCCGAGACCAGATCGCCGAGGCCATCGCCGGGTTCCGCTTCAGCGCCGGGTTCGGGCAGACCCTGTCCCGACTCATCCGGGCGGGCATCGGCGTCCACCACGCCGGCATGCTGCCGAAGTACCGACGGCTCGTCGAGCAGCTCGCCCAGCGCGGGCTGTTGCCGGTGATCTGCGGCACCGACACGCTCGGCGTCGGCATCAACGTGCCGATCCGCTCGGTGCTGCTCACCGGGCTGACGAAGTTCGACGGCACGAAGATGCGGCAGCTGTCCGCTCGCGAGTTCCACCAGATCGCCGGTCGTGCCGGTCGTGCCGGGTACGACACCGAGGGCGACGTCGTGGCCGAGGCGCCGGAGCACGACATCGAGAACGCCCGGGCGGTCGCGAAGGCCGGTGACGACCCGAAGAAGAAGAACAAGATCAAGCGGAAGAAGGCGCCGGACGGCTTCGTGTCGTGGGGCCAGGCGTCGTTCGAGCGGCTCATCGCGGCCGAGCCCGAGCCGATGGTCTCGCGGATGCGGATCACGCACGCGATGGTGCTCTCCGTCGTCGCGCGCGGCGGTTCGGCGTTCGAGTCCGTCCGGTCGCTGGTCTTCGACAACCACGAACCCCGGTCGCGGCAGCTCGCGATGGCCCGGCGGGCACTGACCATCGCACGGACGCTCATCAACGCGCGGGTGATCGAGAAGGTCGACGGGGAGTACCGGCTGACCGTCGACATCGCGCCGAACTTCGCGCTCAACCAGCCGCTCTCGCCGTTCGCGCTCGCGGCGTTCGAGCTGCTCGATCCTTCGTCTCCCAGCTACGCGCTCGACATGGTGTCCATCGTCGAGGCCACCCTCGACGACCCGCGGGCGATCCTCTCGCAGCAGCAGTTCAAGGAGCGCGGCGAGGCCGTCGCCCGGATGAAGCAGGAGGGGATCGAGTACGACGAGCGGATGGAGCTGCTCGAGGAGGTCACGTGGCCCAAGCCGCTGGACGAGCTGCTGACGGCCGCCTACGAGGCCTACGCCGCCGAGCAGCCGTGGGTCCTCGACTTCGCGCTCTCGCCCAAGGCCGTCGTGCGTGACATGTACGAGCGGGCGATGACCTTCGGCGACTTCGTGCGGTTCTACCAGCTCACCCGCTCCGAGGGGCTCGTGCTCCGGTACCTCTCCGACGCGTACCGGACGATGCGGCAGACGATCGCCGACGAGCAGCGCACCCCCGAGCTCGACGACCTGATCGAGTGGCTCGGCGAGGTCGTCAAGCAGACCGACTCCTCGCTCGTCGACGAGTGGGAGGCCCTGCTGAACGGTGACGTCCTGCTCGCGTCGGAGGAACACGAGGAGATCGCGCCGCCGCAGCCCTCGCGGCTCACCGGGAACCCGCGGGCGTTCCGGGTGCTCGTGCGCAACGCCCTGTTCCAGCGGGTGCTGCTCGCCGCCGCCGACGACGTCGCCGGACTCGCGGCGCTGGACGGTGCGGCGGGCTTCGGCGAGGACGCGTGGGACGCCGTGCTCGAGGAGTACTACGAGGCGCACGACGAGATCGGGACGGGTGCCGACGCCCGGTCCATGCAGTACCTGGTGCTCGACGAGGCCGGGGCCACCGGGGTGTCCGGGGCGGCGGGCGCGTCGGGCTCGGCACGCGTCTGGCGTGCGCGGCAGATCTTCGCCGATCCCGCCGGTGACAAGGACTTCGGGTTCTCCGCCACGATCGACCTCGACGCGTCGGACGAGGCGGGCGAGGCCGTGGTGCGGGTCACCGAGATCGGGCGCTTCGACGGCTGGTCGGACGTGGACGTCGACTGA
- a CDS encoding LLM class flavin-dependent oxidoreductase, translating into MRELGFLSFVPNHGGTAGAAAALEDGLRLFETAESLGYGTGWVRGRHFEPFLTSPMTFFAAAAQRTSTIGFGTAVLGMRYEDPIRLAEDASTVDLLSDGRVQLGISTGIAGYGPILDPVFGASDRSFRDEAEARASRLLEVLQGEPLGTAGTGYESIPADADLTLQPLSPGLRDRVWWGGGSMGTAVRTAEKGLLLHCSTLNTEDTGAPFAEAQADQIAAYRERFAQLHPDRTPKVAVGRIVVPLLDDHDRAVHEEFLTGYASGMDDEGRPLSGNPPFRFSKVVSGEPSAIVDALLADPAVRSTDELVITLPANGDAASHERILRIVAENVAPAVRAR; encoded by the coding sequence GTGCGCGAACTCGGCTTCCTCTCCTTCGTCCCGAACCACGGCGGCACGGCCGGCGCCGCCGCTGCCCTCGAGGACGGCCTGCGCCTCTTCGAGACCGCCGAGTCGCTCGGCTACGGCACCGGGTGGGTCCGGGGCCGCCACTTCGAGCCGTTCCTGACCAGCCCGATGACCTTCTTCGCGGCCGCCGCCCAGCGCACCAGCACGATCGGCTTCGGCACCGCGGTCCTCGGCATGCGCTACGAGGACCCGATCCGCCTCGCCGAGGACGCCAGCACGGTCGACCTCCTCAGCGACGGCCGCGTGCAGCTCGGCATCTCGACCGGCATCGCGGGCTACGGCCCGATCCTCGACCCGGTGTTCGGCGCGTCCGACCGCAGCTTCCGCGACGAGGCCGAGGCGCGCGCGTCCCGCCTGCTCGAGGTGCTGCAGGGCGAGCCGCTCGGCACCGCCGGCACGGGCTACGAGAGCATCCCGGCCGACGCCGACCTCACGCTGCAGCCCCTCAGCCCCGGACTCCGCGACCGCGTGTGGTGGGGCGGCGGCAGCATGGGCACCGCGGTGCGGACGGCCGAGAAGGGTCTGCTGCTGCACTGTTCGACCCTGAACACCGAGGACACCGGTGCGCCGTTCGCCGAGGCGCAGGCGGACCAGATCGCCGCGTACCGCGAGCGCTTCGCCCAGCTGCACCCCGACCGCACCCCGAAGGTCGCCGTCGGCCGGATCGTGGTCCCGCTGCTCGACGACCACGACCGCGCCGTGCACGAGGAGTTCCTCACCGGGTACGCGAGCGGCATGGACGACGAGGGGCGCCCGCTCTCCGGGAACCCGCCGTTCCGCTTCAGCAAGGTCGTCTCCGGCGAGCCGTCGGCCATCGTCGACGCGCTGCTCGCCGACCCGGCCGTGCGGTCGACCGACGAACTCGTGATCACCCTGCCCGCGAACGGTGACGCCGCGTCGCACGAGCGGATCCTGCGCATCGTCGCCGAGAACGTCGCACCGGCCGTCCGAGCCCGGTGA
- the nrdI gene encoding class Ib ribonucleoside-diphosphate reductase assembly flavoprotein NrdI has translation MSRLVYFSSVSGYTARFVEKLGRDADRIPLYPNDPFLHVDEPYVLVLPTYGGGNGQGAVPKQVIKFLNDERNRSLIRGVIVGGNTNFGEAYGLAGDVIARKCNVPVLYRFELFGTPDDVSAVNTGLDAFWTQQLQTSI, from the coding sequence ATGAGCCGACTGGTCTACTTCTCGAGCGTGTCCGGGTACACCGCACGCTTCGTCGAGAAGCTCGGCCGTGACGCGGACCGGATCCCGCTCTACCCGAACGACCCGTTCCTCCACGTGGACGAGCCGTACGTGTTGGTGCTGCCCACCTACGGTGGCGGCAACGGGCAGGGAGCGGTCCCCAAGCAGGTCATCAAGTTCCTCAACGACGAACGCAACCGCTCGCTCATCCGCGGTGTGATCGTCGGGGGCAACACGAACTTCGGCGAGGCCTACGGTCTCGCGGGGGACGTCATCGCACGCAAGTGCAACGTCCCCGTCCTCTACAGATTCGAACTCTTCGGGACTCCTGACGACGTGTCAGCGGTCAACACAGGATTGGATGCATTTTGGACGCAGCAGTTGCAGACGTCGATCTGA
- a CDS encoding ribonuclease H gives MTIVAAADGSALGNPGPAGWAWYVDDDRWAAGGWPNATNNQGELTAVLQLLRATKDTGEPLHILCDSQYAIKACTEWLAGWKRKGWRKADGKPVLNVEIIKELDAELQGRKVTFEWVRGHVGHEMNEAADVRARGAATAYQQGTEVPHGPGWPGVEVTEPAALPEATPPATLF, from the coding sequence GTGACGATCGTCGCCGCAGCAGACGGCTCAGCCCTCGGCAACCCCGGCCCGGCCGGCTGGGCCTGGTACGTCGATGACGACCGCTGGGCCGCCGGCGGGTGGCCGAACGCCACGAACAACCAGGGCGAGCTGACAGCCGTCCTCCAGCTGCTCCGCGCCACGAAGGACACCGGCGAGCCGCTGCACATCCTCTGCGACAGCCAGTACGCGATCAAGGCGTGCACCGAGTGGCTGGCGGGCTGGAAGCGGAAGGGCTGGCGGAAGGCCGACGGCAAGCCCGTGCTGAACGTCGAGATCATCAAGGAGCTCGACGCCGAGCTGCAGGGCCGCAAGGTCACGTTCGAGTGGGTCCGCGGCCACGTCGGGCACGAGATGAACGAGGCGGCGGACGTCCGCGCCCGCGGTGCTGCGACCGCTTACCAGCAGGGCACCGAGGTGCCGCACGGGCCGGGGTGGCCCGGGGTCGAGGTCACCGAGCCGGCCGCGCTGCCCGAGGCGACCCCGCCCGCGACCCTGTTCTGA
- a CDS encoding aldo/keto reductase, with product MVTSVPLRDGASIPAIGFGVYKVDDTEAETAVGLALDAGYRHVDTAEMYGNETGVGKAIRASGLDRDDVFVTTKVWNDHQGRDATLRAFDASLERLGLDTVDLYLIHWPAAANDRYVDTWRALVELRKSGRARSVGVSNFQAPHLERLIDETGEVPAVNQVERHPWLPQRELTAFHAQHGIVTEAWSPLGRGRLIDEPVLTGIADAHGVSVAQVLVRWNVQQGVVVLPKSVTPSRIRSNLDVDGFVLSDDDLAAIASLESGQRTGSHPDSVS from the coding sequence ATGGTCACCTCAGTCCCCCTCCGCGACGGCGCATCGATCCCCGCCATCGGCTTCGGCGTCTACAAGGTCGACGACACCGAGGCCGAGACGGCGGTCGGTCTCGCGCTCGACGCCGGCTACCGGCACGTCGACACCGCCGAGATGTACGGCAACGAGACCGGCGTCGGGAAGGCGATCCGCGCCTCCGGGCTCGACCGTGACGACGTCTTCGTGACGACCAAGGTGTGGAACGACCACCAGGGGCGCGACGCGACCCTGCGGGCGTTCGACGCGAGCCTCGAGCGACTCGGGCTCGACACCGTCGACCTCTACCTGATCCACTGGCCGGCCGCGGCGAACGACCGCTACGTCGACACCTGGCGCGCCCTCGTCGAGCTGCGCAAGTCGGGGCGCGCGCGCAGCGTCGGGGTGTCGAACTTCCAGGCGCCCCACCTCGAACGACTCATCGACGAGACGGGCGAGGTCCCGGCGGTGAACCAGGTCGAACGGCACCCGTGGCTGCCGCAGCGTGAGCTCACGGCATTCCACGCACAGCACGGGATCGTGACCGAGGCCTGGTCACCGCTCGGACGCGGGCGACTCATCGACGAGCCGGTGCTCACCGGCATCGCGGACGCCCACGGGGTGAGCGTGGCGCAGGTGCTCGTGCGGTGGAACGTGCAGCAGGGGGTGGTGGTGCTGCCGAAGTCGGTGACGCCGTCGCGGATCCGGTCGAACCTCGACGTCGACGGGTTCGTGCTGAGCGACGACGACCTGGCGGCGATCGCGTCGCTCGAGTCGGGGCAGCGCACGGGGTCCCACCCGGACTCGGTGTCCTGA
- a CDS encoding MFS transporter, producing MSTYGPLLKTPGVGRVIAAQLTARFPFGMLSLAYLLHVEHVFDSYGAAGLVLATTSIGQAIAGPLTSRWMGSWGMRPVLILTSLVALVSMAVIAFFVMPLWAYVVVGFLGGLAVPPVQPAVRTIYPKMVTSSQLTPLFSLDASAQELIWVAGPVITTFVATQIGTVQAIVVAMVFLVVGGTWFIASPELGRVRIPRSKRAFGVVLKRPSVVVATLTGLLLIGACAAVEASVTSVFGEGSPNAGIVLAVFAVGSLIGGLTLGHLPISRNTLWTRMSIVFVGLALAVGGTNFWWLCLALVIAGAGIAPALAVMFGSVSATVKFSDTAEAYGWMGTGQLIGAAGGSAVAGFLIDSQGATGGMMVGAVMAAVGVVLPLVTRRWLPDLRGRDASPIPDTEPVNIPT from the coding sequence GTGAGCACGTACGGCCCCCTCCTCAAGACTCCCGGCGTGGGTCGCGTCATCGCCGCGCAGCTCACCGCACGGTTCCCCTTCGGCATGCTGTCGCTGGCCTACCTGCTGCACGTCGAGCACGTCTTCGACTCGTACGGCGCCGCCGGTCTCGTGCTCGCGACCACGAGCATCGGGCAGGCGATCGCGGGTCCGCTCACCAGCCGCTGGATGGGCAGCTGGGGCATGCGGCCGGTGCTCATCCTGACGAGCCTCGTCGCGCTCGTGAGCATGGCCGTCATCGCGTTCTTCGTCATGCCGCTGTGGGCCTACGTGGTCGTCGGGTTCCTGGGCGGCCTCGCCGTCCCGCCCGTGCAGCCGGCGGTGCGCACCATCTACCCCAAGATGGTGACCTCGTCGCAGCTCACGCCCCTCTTCTCCCTCGACGCGAGCGCGCAGGAGCTCATCTGGGTCGCCGGCCCGGTCATCACGACGTTCGTCGCGACGCAGATCGGCACGGTCCAGGCGATCGTCGTCGCGATGGTGTTCCTGGTGGTCGGCGGCACGTGGTTCATCGCGTCACCGGAGCTCGGCCGGGTCCGCATCCCGCGGTCGAAGCGCGCGTTCGGCGTCGTCCTGAAGCGGCCGTCGGTCGTCGTCGCCACCCTCACCGGCCTCCTCCTCATCGGGGCGTGCGCCGCGGTCGAGGCGAGCGTCACGAGCGTCTTCGGCGAGGGCAGCCCGAACGCCGGCATCGTCCTCGCCGTGTTCGCGGTCGGGTCGCTCATCGGCGGCCTCACGCTGGGCCACCTGCCGATCTCGCGCAACACCCTGTGGACGCGCATGTCGATCGTGTTCGTCGGACTCGCCCTGGCCGTCGGCGGCACGAACTTCTGGTGGCTCTGCCTCGCCCTGGTCATCGCCGGCGCCGGCATCGCTCCGGCCCTCGCGGTCATGTTCGGCTCGGTCTCGGCGACGGTGAAGTTCTCCGACACGGCCGAGGCCTACGGCTGGATGGGCACCGGCCAGCTCATCGGTGCAGCGGGCGGTTCCGCGGTCGCCGGCTTCCTCATCGACAGCCAGGGAGCGACCGGCGGGATGATGGTCGGTGCCGTGATGGCCGCGGTCGGCGTCGTCCTGCCGCTCGTCACGCGGCGCTGGCTGCCCGACCTGCGTGGTCGCGACGCGAGCCCCATCCCCGACACCGAGCCGGTCAACATCCCCACCTAG